The following is a genomic window from Chlamydiales bacterium STE3.
CGGCTTCTAGTTCTCCTGATATGAATCTCTGTTGATCAAACTTAAGCAAGTTTTGCTTATATCGCTCCACCTCAGTCCTAAGTTTTTTGATTTGCTGATCTCGATCCCCTTCTTTTGCCTTGAAAAGCACTTCCATCATCGCCATTTAAAGGTCGATAATTTCGGGAGGGGGGTTGAAGGGTATTCAAGAAATTGAAAGAGCTGTTCATGAGTGATCATAGCACTCACTCGCGCCCTGCATCCTTTTTCGCAATGGTAGTAGGGATATTTCCCTCCATTCCCGGAAGAAATGCTTCCTGTCCAATTTTTTCCCACATTGAGGGCATTTCAAATGGCCTCTCAAAGGGAGTTCGTCTCGCAGTTTTTCCTTGGCACAAAGGTGCGTGTTTGTTTCCATTCGCTTGGTTAGGATTTTCTGCACTTTCAAGAACAAATCTTCGGAAACGATAGCTTCATGGACTCCATTGACTAAGCGAGCCTCTTCGTTCTCTGTTTCTGGGACATAGATCTTCCCCATGTAAACCGGATTTCTTAGCATCTGTCCGAATTGACTGCGCTGCAATTTTAGTCCATTTTTCCAAGATGCCTTTCTAACATCCTCGATAGGAAACGCACCTGTTGCAAAAACTTCGAACGCTTCTTTCACTAAAGGCACTAATTCACTAAAAATTAGCAAAGGTGTTTTCTGACTGCTGCGATCCTTGGGGCAACCTTTAGGAGAGCCATCATAAGGATAAAATCCTTCTTTTAAAGCTCGTAATATCCCAGCCCGAGTATTTCTGGAGCGGATACGGTTATCGATCTCGGAAAGCGTCATATTGAGCATCGTGAGAAGAAAACTGGCTGGATTATCAGATTCTTCTCCATCATACAGAGTTACAACACGAGTCCCATACGATTGGAGTTCACGATTCATCAAAATCGTATTGGCAACATCCCTTAAAAAACGACACCATTTTGTGACAAAAAGATACTGAATTTGCTTTTTGTGTCGTTTTAAATATTCGAGAAGCCGCTGAAAGTCCGAGTGTTTAAAATCTTTTGCGCTATAGCCATCGTCTTTAAAGTGCTCGACTATTTGGATTCCTTTGCGAGCACATTCTCTTCGCAAAAGATCTTCTTGATGAGCTAGGCTAAATCCGTGCTCAGCTTGCTCGTCGGTCGATACCCTTGTGTAAATGACCGCTGTTTTCGGTCTTTGATCTCTAGCAGAGTATTTCATATTCGATTTGACAGACTCTCTCTATAAACTCTTTAATAATTTTCACTTCGTTGCGAATATATTTTCTCTCACGACCATTGAGAATCTCCATGGCTTTCTCTTCTGAAAGCATGAACTACCTTGACGAATGACAAGACTCTTTTGAGGTCATCAGCAGAAGTCTTCGATTTAAAAAACACAGTAGTTGACCGTGCGGAATATTGGTGGGTCATTGGGTAGATCCTCTAAGGTGTTTTTTAATTGTTCTTGTCCGAGAGGCAGTTCGTCCATCTACTATGTTCGTCGTAATGGTCAGATTCCTGTGTCCTTGCTTGAGTGCATGCTCAGATACATCAGGAGCAAATCCCTTTTCAATATCACATCGCTTGCCTTTCGATGATTCTGGTTAGGCAATCTCCTTCTGTAGGAGAGAGTTCTCCACGAGATACAGCTTGAGTTATCCTATGAATCGCCTCTAAAATATCCGAGCCGGTTTTCAGGTGGGTAAGTCAATAAATATAAAGGCTTCTTTTTTAGGTGGAAGAATGCGATCCAGCACAAGTTTGATGGCTTGGATATTTCCGCACTTAGCTTCCTCTATGGCCTTACGACAAATTCCCTCGATTTCATCTTCGAGAAGAGTCTCCGCTAGCAGGGTCGCTTTATTTCTGATCCCCTTAGGTCTTCCCAAAGGATTGCCAGATCTTCCTTTTTGGAATTTTCCCTGTTTTTCGTCTGTTTTATCAGGCATCTGATTTTCCAAGTTTTTTAGTTTGGCGGAAGTTGAAGGTACATATTGTAATAGTTTGCATAGCTTGTTCCCGGGGGAGCAATTTTTCGAACTCCACGTGAGATCAATAAATCCGCAATTTTTTTGTTGTTCATCGATACCGCGACTTGGAAAGGAGTTAGTCCAGAGCTATCCGCTGAATGTATATCAGCCCCTTTTTCAATAAGAAGCAAAGCTGCCTCAGTTTCATTGCGTCGTAGCAGCATTTGAAGGGGCCGATGGTCATTCCTTGTCCCTTCATTCACATTTTGACCTCTATTAATGAGCTTCTCACATGCAGATTTCAACTGCTCTCCTCGTAAATGCTTATGCTCTTTAGAACCTATCAGTTTTCCTAAAGAGAGCTGTTCTTCAATTTGTGATAAGTTTTTCATCTCTTGGTGCGGCGCTGATTGAGCAAGCGATGCTCTCCAGTGAAGTGAGGGCAATTTTTCAATCTTGGATTGCATGATGGGTTCATTTGTAAGCAGGGATGCCTGAATTTCTCCTTTTTCAATGAGGAGTTTTAGAAACCCCTCTTCTTGTTCAGTAAAGGGAAACAGTGTGGCAAGGGCCTGTTTACATTCTTGTAGTTTGATATCTTTCCAAAATCGAGAATCTTGCTCGTTCTTAGTATTGCGAAGGGCGGGTAGAAGCTGCTCCCGAAAATCGGCTTCATCAAACAAAAGGGATTCAGGTGAGAGCTCTTGGGGATTTTTAATTGAACTCATGCCGATATAGAGAATAAAGGCTAGTCATAACAGCTCGGAATTGAGCTGTATTTTGTTTAATAGGTGATGAGCATCAAATAAATCGCGTGATGCATTTCGAGCAAATAAGGCGGTCAGTTTCCCGGCTGCCAGCTCATGGGAATCGAGTATGCGAATCCTGTGTATTTGATGGTGGCCAGTGACTTTAGAGGAGCATTTCTGAATATTCCAAAGAGGGATTCTGAACATAAAATTTAAATCGACTTCCAGATTGCCTTGATTACCAAGAACGCCTTGATATTTCAGCTGCCACTTTCCACCCGCATGTTTGGTTGGAATACAACGTATCATAAGGTTTTCTCGTTGAGAAACAGCTTCCATGGCCTTCTCAACAAGAGGGCGTTCGCTCATCATTCCTTCCCGATCTGGCATTCCTATGTAGTTTAAATCAATATCAACCGATAGACGAGGCAAATCGAAGACAAAAAGGTTGAGGGCAGTTCCCCCCCTTTTAACACTAGCCGTTCTTGTAAAAAAGGATGGACGTTAATTCCCTCAAGAATATTCATCAGGTGCCAGACTTTTTCCAATATTTCCACACGGAAACCCGTGTGGCTCGATTCTCGAATGAGCAGTTCTTTAGAAATTTTCATGAGGTTCTTCCCAAGTTCTCTGGAGTAATGATTTTAGAGCGATAAGATTCCATCTAGGAATCAGCTGATTTGGTTCTTTATTATGGAAATCTAAATAGTGAGGGCTTTTGGGTATAAATTTATCAAAAGTTGCTAAGTCTTTTTCTGAAAGACTAAATGTATCTCGGTGTTGATCAAGAAAAAATGCTACTCGAGCATAAGTAGTCGCATTATTTAGGAGTTTTGCATAGGCCAGTAACCTGCTGAAGATTGAGGTATTCAATGGATTCTAAGGAACGCCAAATTTCTTTCTAGTTATTGATCAGATTAGGTCTGTCAAGAACATCCACAAAAGTGCGCTCTAAAGTTGTAACCCGAATCTTACACCCAAGATACTCGACAATTTCAATGCCGAAGTCTTGATTAGTCAACGTTCCTTTGGGAGTGGAAATGCCTTTAAAAGTATTATTGGGGAAAACAAAAGCAGGCTTTAATTTTCTCTGAGTAATATAGATAAAATCGGTTTGTAAAGAATGCACCTTCCCATGAAAAACTAAAGATGTGTGGTATGCCAAAATGGTGTCAGCAGTCATTTTACTGGCGATTAGATAAGGATCGATAGGATGGGTTTTTGCGTCAGCACCTCTAGGAATGGTGTGGTAAAGGCCTTTCCGAATTCAAATGATATATCCTTGTCGAAGATGATAGGCTAACAAATTGTCTAAAGTACTGCTCGATTTCCCCATTCCCAGAGCAGTTCTTACTTCTTCTGTTGTAAAGATCTGATTATAAGCTAGAAATGTTTCCATATACACTACTTGAATATATTCTCTGTAACAACTAATAGCCTTAGTAGTTATGGAGATTTTTCTCAAGTAAAAACGTCTTAAGGAATAGAAATCCTTGTTTTGTAAACTCCTCTAAAATATATTTGTTGATTTAACTCCTAAGGAGGAATCAATGACAGCCCTTTCACATGCAGATATCGTGGTTAAACTCAGAGATGAGTACTCGGGAGGTTCTATGTACGGAGGTCAAACTTTTGTAGTTCATGCAGGTCAGTTTATAAGAAATAACGGATTTATGGGTTCTGCAAATGTCGTTTCCCTCACTAGTTTGGATGCAATTGTTCACGAGGCTCCCGGCTGTATTGCCGCTCCGCTGGTTAATATGATTGCCAAAAATGCAATTAGTTTAGGGATGGCAGGGAAAGGAGATCAGCCTGTGCCCGTTCGGCTTTATGCTCCTATACAACTATCTATTACAACGAAGCATCTTTCTGTGGGAGATCTAATGATTTTAGTCGAGCCTGAACATGGATTTGTTGCTTGTAAGAAACTGACCTTGTCAAAATCGGCTGAAGAAGATCCTGACTATTTTGAAATCGTAAAAAGTTGGGCTATCAATGACGATATGGAGGTAGAGGTGATTTCTACGGTTTCTCCAAAAGTTGAATCTAAGGAAGCTTCTAAATAAGCGAGTTCTCGAAAAAAGGAGCATGTATGTTGTCCGTGTCAATAGAAAATCAGGTGAAAAATCTTAATAAATGGGACACCTACCCTGTGGTTTCCACAATTTATTCAGGACCATTACGTATTATAGCTAGTGCTGTTCAAATAGTAGCTGGAGCTATCCTTACAATAGTTTCTGCCCTTTTCGGCTGGATAAATGGGTCAGCTATTTGGAAACAAGATACAACGATCAATGCTAAAGAAATTTTGCATGGAATAGGGAATTTAACTAGGGGCAGTGTTGCGTTAATTCCCTGCTTGGGAAATTTATTGATCTACCTTTATGATAAATCACCCCTAGGTACTGTTGTATTGAGTAGAGATTCAGACGGGTTATACACGCTACCACACGTTGATGTACCAGGCTTCAGAAACATGGGTACTATTCGAGGCCGAGAATTGAATATTCATTTTGGAAGTTTCGTTATTGACACTGCGAATGGAGTTGTCCCCTCAGGTTGGGTTTTACAACGTTAAGTAAAAACGCCTTCCTTTTGGTTGAATAGCTTGGTTGATTTTCCTTTAGAAAAATTTCGTTTCGCTCGGTTCTATTTCATTAGAGGGAGTGAACAAGATGAGAACATCTTTATTCAAAAAGCACTTTTTACTAGACCTCCGCTCTTTTCCCACTGATTTGTGAGGTATGGCTTTACCTTGACAAGGGTAGTCCTAAACAAGTAATGCTCGCTGTTGATTGTAGTTACAAATAAAATATTTAATCATGCCTACATGATTAGCAAGCTTCTTTGAAAAAGAAAGTGTTTTTCTCACGAGCCGAGAACATCTTTGTCTAAGGGTGTTATTAAATCTTTCAATGTAGCTCGTTTTACCCGACTCTTTACCGACAGGACTATGTTGAAGCCAAGGAATAACTTCGTAATACACTGAGAATTTATCTGTATAAAAGAGGGCTTTTTTTTTATATCTTCAGGAAGCTTTGCTAATAAACACTCTGCCGATGCCTTATCCCTTTTCCCCACATGCATAGCTAAAACTTGTCTTGTAGCACTGTGAAAAACAAGCCATAGCCATTGAGGGTTTTTCTTTTTCCCGACATAACTCCACTGCTCATCCAATTCAATAGTGGCTATCTCAAGCTCTTCATTTTCAATAACATTTGCATTTAGATTTTCTGAGAGTTCATGAATAATTTCATCCATAAACCTTAGTAACCAAGGCATGCTGACATTAAAAATTCTACAAATCCCTTCGAGAGAAACTCTTTCAAGCAATGCTTGTCTAATTTTTACCCTTTCTTCTTCTGGAATAGACTTTTTCTCTGGATTGAGAACAAATTGCCTGCCACATGAAAGGCATTGATGGTTTTGCTTTCCACTATAAATATGCCCATTTTTCTTGATAGTTGTTGAATTGCACGAAGGACATGCTAAGCTCATAAGTTTCTCCTAAATGTAGACAAAGAAGAAAACCTGAAAATAGCCAGCAATGTCAACTCAATTTTTCTACAGCATTACTTGTTTATGACTACCCAATAATTAATGTGAGTTGCAAATAACTAAGTTCAAAAAATTCGACTTAAAAAAAAGGCTTCGCTTCTCTAGATTTTATTTTGCGAAATAAAAAAAAACGAGAAGGAAGCCATGGAAATGCAGATTATAGCAATTTATTGCCTTTTGGACGACTATATCCTTTCAATTAAGCATAAAGATTGGCCGAATGCCAAACTGACTACATCAGAAATTATGTTGATAAGCGTAGTGGCTATGCGATTTTTTTATGGCAATATAGAGACCGCAAGACAATTTCTCATGGAGCACAATTACGTTCGCAACTATTTAAGCAAAAGTGCATTAAACCGCAGAATGCATGGAATCCCCACGGCGCATTGGGAAGGGATTTTAGAATTTATACAAAGAGCAAAGAATCAAGGGGAGTTGCCCTTAGAGTATATTGTTGATGCCTTTCCTGTATCCGTTTGTAGAAATATAAGAATACGCGACTGTAGGATTTATCAGGGAGAAGAGTTTAGAGGATATAATTTTAGTAAACGCGAATGGTTTTATGGGCTCAAAGTCTCTGTAATAGCTTCACGAGATGGCTGTCCACTGCGAGTGGTACTTTGCCCAGGAAGAGAACATGATTCAGTGCCGTTTAAGGTTATGGAACGTAAATTACCAAAAGGGAGTGAAATTTTTGGTGATTCAGCCTATTTGGATTAAGACTATCAAGACATGTTAGAGAAAAATGAAAATATACGATTGATAGCAGAGCCAAAATCTAATTCCTTACGGCCGATCGATCTGCATGATTGGATAAATTTAAAATATATTCGCAAGTTTATTGAGGGAGCATTTGGCGTGATCTCCAGAATGCTGCCTAAAAAGATTCATGCTGTTACTCCTGAAGGCTTCGAGATTAAAGTGTTAGGATTTCTTGTTGCAGCTGCAACAAATTTTCTACCAAATTAGTTATTTGCAACTTACATTAATTAGTATATTATGTTATTTGATCTCCGAAGGAGAAACTATGAAAATTAAATGTATCTATAATAGAAATAAGAGTTCTCCTTTATATCCTAAAAAAATATCTACTATCAATGATACAAAAAATCCCTCAGCCATTTTATCCAAAGAGTTTATTGTTTATGCTATAGAAATTTGGCAGGGCATACCTCATTATTGTATAAATAATTATGATGAAAAGACTCCTTTTACACAATTTTCTGCAGACTTCGATCTTGAGATTCACCCTTGCTCATGCTTTGAAATAATTGATAATAGAATTTCTCGATATTGGACTTTTATCCATCATAATAATATGGAAGCCTCTATGTGGGCTTTTCCTGAATGGACTAATGGATGGATCTATATTAACGAAGAAAATGATTATGTAAATGAGGGTTTTTATGATCGCCTAATTTATGGGGGCCAGAAAGAGAATAAAATTTTTTCAAAGTACAAAGAAGCTATGGATTTAGAGTTTCCCGATAACTCCGTTACCAAATTTGCCCAAATAGGCGATCCAAATTGGTTATTATGTCCCTTTTGTCACGATGGTTTTGAAAATTCAAATAAGATAGATGCGTTAATAAAATGCCCAACTTGTAAAAAAATATCTCGCAATCCTCGATATGAAAATAAATGGCCCCACCTTGATTTATAGAGGATCAATTGGATCAAACCTGTTGGAAAATAGTGTAATTCTTATCCGACTAAAGACCAGTCGAACGCCTTAAAAGTCTTAACCGAAGATCGACTCATTACCGAACATTTTGTCAAAAATGGTAAAATGTTCGGCATTTTTATACTCAAACTCTTGTTAAAACTTACTTATGAAGGCTATAGCCTCACCTAGCCCAGGGGTTCAATATCCTCTATTCTCGAAAATCAATTTTTGAGTAAATATCGAATTAAGAAGTTTTTTTCTTATGTATGACGATGATTAGGGATAGTGCAAGCTTAGGTTAGCTAAAAGATATAAGTCACTTAACCACCGCCCTTTATAAAGTTAGTGGCTAAAATTTTTAATCTAGGTAGTTGAATCTTTAGTCTATGAATTTCTTCTTCAGCGAAGACTTTCATCCGTCGATAAAAATTTCCTTCTAAATCCCTATTCACAAACATTTCATCAATTTTAAAATACTTGTCCTCGGATCGCTGCCGCTAAATCCTTTGACCCTATTGCACTATATACAAGACGCGCAAGCAGAAGTCGTAAAGCTTTCCCTCTGATTTTGCAAAGTTTAACATAAAAATGATGCAAACTATAGATGTTAATTCTTCATGCCTTCAGAATAGCTCATTAGCTGAAATCCTGGTCCCAACAGGTAAAAGTTAATTTCTTTTGTTCATGGGGGCTAGGATGGGGTAAAGAACATACGATTAAAGGTGATTACTTTTGGCATTAGGGCGACAGAGTTAATAGCCAATCCTTTATCTTAAACTCGAGAGCAAAGTGTCATGACACTATCAAGATGACCAATAGCGAAAATGGGTCATTATTGTGAGAACGCATTATCCAACCCACTTTGGGAGTTGACGTCCCTGCTCCAATCAAGCCTTTTTGACTAAGCTTGGAAACCATGGCTTTGAATCATTGAGCCTGGAGGGTTTTTTCCGCAGCGGCATAATCTAGCCACACGCCTGTTTGATTTAATGTATCTAATTGCAATTGGATAACTTCAATATTGGGCTCAGGATCATGGTCAAAACTTTCAGCTAAGTATTGAAAGCCTATAAATTTAATTCCCTTTTCTACGCATACTTGCTCCATATTCTTTAGATAGTTTAAGCCATCATCAATAAAAATAAGGGTTTTGGGTTGCCAAGAAATTTGCTCAAGGAAGTAAACTAAAGCCTGGCCTTTGGGTAGTTTTCCAGATAAAATAACACCTTGACCTGCAGCAGAATCGATTCCCCATTTAATTTCAGGTTGGCTATGGAATGAAAAATTTAAACCCAAACTTTTTAAATCTTGAATGCGCCATTCTAACGGATTAGATAGCACTCCCATTGGTTGGTTGCTGATGG
Proteins encoded in this region:
- a CDS encoding Uncharacterized protein (Product derived from UniProtKB/Trembl:F8KVP3), coding for MKIKCIYNRNKSSPLYPKKISTINDTKNPSAILSKEFIVYAIEIWQGIPHYCINNYDEKTPFTQFSADFDLEIHPCSCFEIIDNRISRYWTFIHHNNMEASMWAFPEWTNGWIYINEENDYVNEGFYDRLIYGGQKENKIFSKYKEAMDLEFPDNSVTKFAQIGDPNWLLCPFCHDGFENSNKIDALIKCPTCKKISRNPRYENKWPHLDL
- a CDS encoding putative transposase (Product derived from UniProtKB/Trembl:D6YS50), translating into MSLACPSCNSTTIKKNGHIYSGKQNHQCLSCGRQFVLNPEKKSIPEEERVKIRQALLERVSLEGICRIFNVSMPWLLRFMDEIIHELSENLNANVIENEELEIATIELDEQWSYVGKKKNPQWLWLVFHSATRQVLAMHVGKRDKASAECLLAKLPEDIKKKPSFIQINSQCITKLFLGFNIVLSVKSRVKRATLKDLITPLDKDVLGS